A stretch of the Vidua chalybeata isolate OUT-0048 chromosome 19, bVidCha1 merged haplotype, whole genome shotgun sequence genome encodes the following:
- the TMEM100 gene encoding transmembrane protein 100, with the protein MTNEPIKEILGTPKHPDSVPTEKSNNNDCVITTIPLVSECQLTAATGGAELSCYRCTIPFGVVILIAGIVVTAVAYIFNSHGSIISVFGLVLLSSGLVLLASSAVCWKIRQHKKKAKRRESQTALVANQRTLFG; encoded by the coding sequence ATGACAAACGAACCTATCAAAGAGATCCTGGGCACCCCAAAGCACCCCGATTCTGTACCCACAGAGAAGAGTAACAACAATGACTGTGTCATAACCACCATTCCTCTGGTCAGTGAGTGCCAGCTGACAGCAGCCACGGGgggagcagagctctcctgctACCGCTGCACCATTCCCTTCGGCGTGGTCATCCTGATAGCTGGCATTGTGGTCACTGCCGTGGCATACATCTTCAACTCCCATGGATCCATCATCTCTGTCTTTGGGCTGGTCCTCTTGTCCTCAGGACTCGTTCTGCTGGCTTCCAGCGCCGTGTGCTGGAAGATCAGGCAGCacaagaagaaagcaaagaggcGGGAGAGCCAGACAGCACTCGTGGCAAACCAGCGAACCTTGTTCGGTTAA
- the PCTP gene encoding phosphatidylcholine transfer protein, translating into MAAPPDLEEPMSRGFSEEQFGAACRELDQPAPAAAGPWQLLVETMGVRIYRLYHEQSGLYEYKIFGGLADVPPKLCADVYMDLDFRKEWDQYVKELYEETYDGEKVIYWEVKYPFPLSNRDYVYIRECREMDVHGRKIWVVLAKSVAVPQCPEKPGIIRVKSYKQSLVIESDGKAGCKVYMYYFDNPGGMIPSWLVNWAAKSGVPAFLKDIQKACLIYSKST; encoded by the exons ATGGCGGCACCGCCGGACCTGGAGGAGCCGATGTCGCGGGGCTTCTCGGAGGAGCAGTTTGGGGCCGCCTGCCGGGAGCTGGACCAGCCGGCGCCGGCCGCGGCggggccctggcagctcctggtggAGACCATGGGCGTGCGGATCTACCGGCTGTACCACGAG CAATCAGGACTTTATGAATATAAAATCTTTGGTGGTCTTGCTGACGTTCCCCCAAAATTGTGTGCAGATGTCTACATGGACTTGGATTTCAGAAAAGAGTGGGATCAGTATGTTAAAG AACTGTATGAGGAAACATATGATGGTGAAAAAGTAATCTACTGGGAAGTGAAGtacccttttcctctttcaaacaGAGAC TATGTCTATATCCGGGAGTGCCGGGAGATGGATGTGCATGGAAGGAAGATCTGGGTTGTGTTAGCAAAAAGTGTGGCTGTTCCTCAGTGCCCTGAGAAGCCTGGTATTATCAGAGTTAAGAGCTATAAACAAAGCCTGGTAATTGAAAGTGATGGCAAGGCTGGATGTAAAG TCTATATGTACTATTTTGATAATCCTGGTGGCATGATTCCATCCTGGCTGGTCAACTGGGCTGCCAAG AGTGGTGTGCCTGCTTTCTTGAAGGATATACAAAAAGCTTGCCTTATTTATTCTAAGAGCACATAG